The proteins below are encoded in one region of Microbispora sp. NBC_01189:
- a CDS encoding glycosyltransferase, whose protein sequence is MKIMVWHVHGSWTTSFVHGGHEYLVPLTPGRGPDGRGRAETYPWPDTVREVPHDRLAAEDVDVVVYQRPHEVELAREWLGRDVPGVYVEHNTPAGDVPKTRHPLADRNDIPIVHVTHFNDLFWDSGRAPTHVIEHGVVDPGHLYSGELARAGVVVNEPIRRWRVAGTDLLPTFATGAPIDVFGIQVANLPAKLGLDGAMGAFEDLPQSAMHAELARRRVYLHPYRWTSLGLSLIEAMMIGMPVVALATTEAVEAVPPEAGVVSTKIPSLLRALDRFAKEPELAAQAGKAARAAALARYSLDRFHAGWNRLLGSIVPS, encoded by the coding sequence ATGAAGATCATGGTCTGGCATGTCCACGGTTCGTGGACCACCTCCTTCGTGCACGGGGGGCACGAATACCTGGTGCCGCTCACGCCCGGCCGCGGCCCCGACGGGCGGGGCCGGGCGGAGACCTATCCCTGGCCGGACACCGTGCGGGAGGTGCCCCACGACCGGCTGGCCGCCGAGGACGTCGACGTGGTCGTCTACCAGCGGCCGCACGAGGTCGAACTCGCCCGCGAATGGCTGGGCCGCGACGTGCCGGGCGTCTACGTCGAGCACAACACCCCCGCGGGGGACGTGCCGAAGACCCGCCACCCGCTGGCGGACCGGAACGACATCCCGATCGTCCACGTCACCCACTTCAACGACCTCTTCTGGGACTCCGGCCGCGCGCCCACCCACGTCATCGAGCACGGCGTGGTGGACCCCGGCCACCTCTACAGCGGTGAACTGGCCCGCGCGGGGGTGGTCGTGAACGAGCCGATCAGGCGCTGGCGCGTGGCGGGCACCGACCTGCTGCCCACCTTCGCCACGGGCGCCCCGATCGACGTGTTCGGCATACAGGTCGCGAACCTGCCCGCCAAGCTCGGTCTCGACGGGGCGATGGGGGCCTTCGAGGACCTGCCGCAGAGCGCCATGCACGCCGAGCTGGCCAGGCGCCGGGTCTACCTGCACCCCTACCGCTGGACCTCGCTCGGCCTGTCGCTGATCGAGGCCATGATGATCGGCATGCCGGTCGTCGCCCTCGCCACCACCGAGGCCGTGGAGGCGGTGCCGCCGGAGGCGGGGGTCGTCTCGACCAAGATCCCCTCACTGCTGCGGGCCCTCGACCGGTTCGCCAAAGAGCCGGAGCTCGCCGCCCAGGCCGGCAAGGCCGCCCGCGCCGCCGCGCTCGCCCGCTACAGCCTCGACCGCTTCCACGCGGGCTGGAACCGCCTCCTCGGCTCCATCGTCCCGAGCTGA
- a CDS encoding PPOX class F420-dependent oxidoreductase: MSKLDENAVALLKEPIHAWVTTVRPDGSLHNTVVWVTVDGDEVVFNTAVGRAKEKHLRDDPRVSVSVLDPNDAFRFVSVSGTATLELDGADAVIDGLTKKYLGVDTYPYRQPGEQRVTVRVVPEKVVSSAGR, from the coding sequence ATGAGCAAGCTGGATGAGAACGCCGTGGCTCTGCTGAAGGAACCGATCCACGCCTGGGTGACGACCGTCAGGCCGGACGGATCGCTGCACAACACCGTGGTGTGGGTCACCGTCGACGGAGACGAGGTCGTCTTCAACACCGCCGTGGGGCGGGCGAAGGAGAAGCACCTGCGCGACGACCCCCGGGTGTCGGTCAGCGTGCTCGACCCCAATGACGCCTTCCGCTTCGTCAGCGTCTCGGGCACCGCCACGCTGGAGCTCGACGGCGCGGACGCGGTCATCGACGGCCTGACGAAGAAGTACCTCGGGGTGGACACCTACCCCTACCGCCAGCCGGGAGAGCAGCGCGTCACCGTGCGCGTCGTTCCCGAGAAGGTCGTCTCCAGCGCGGGCCGCTGA
- a CDS encoding glycosyltransferase: MRIALVSEHASPLATLGGVDAGGQNVHVAALALALAERGNEVVVHTRRTSPEQPDTVPMAPGVTVDHVPAGPPEPLPKDELLPHMAEFGAHLARGWQGERPDVAHAHFWMSGLAALTAAEPLGVPVVQTFHALGTVKRRWQGAADTSPATRISTERDIGRRAVAVIATCSDEVRELVVLGVPRDRIAVVPCGVDLGLFRPGGPAAPRGDRPRVLSIGRMVPRKGVDTVVRALRQVPGAELVIAGGEPGDEEGTRLRTLADGLGLGDRVRLIGSVGRAEVPALMRSADVLVTVPWYEPFGMVPLEALACGVPVIASAVGGHLDTLAGCGVLVPPRRPRALSRALGDLLARPGLRSALSAAGARRARACYGWSRIAEQTESVYRNLAGGRLGVLAAAGG; encoded by the coding sequence ATGAGGATCGCCCTGGTCTCGGAGCACGCGAGCCCGCTCGCGACCCTCGGCGGCGTGGACGCGGGCGGGCAGAACGTCCACGTGGCCGCGCTGGCCCTGGCCCTGGCGGAACGGGGCAACGAGGTCGTCGTCCACACGCGGCGCACCTCGCCGGAGCAGCCGGACACCGTGCCGATGGCGCCCGGCGTCACCGTCGACCACGTGCCGGCCGGGCCGCCCGAGCCGCTGCCCAAGGACGAACTGCTGCCGCACATGGCGGAGTTCGGGGCGCATCTGGCCCGCGGATGGCAGGGCGAGCGGCCCGACGTGGCGCACGCCCACTTCTGGATGAGCGGCCTGGCCGCCCTGACGGCGGCCGAGCCGCTCGGCGTCCCGGTCGTGCAGACCTTCCACGCGCTCGGCACGGTGAAGCGGCGCTGGCAGGGCGCGGCCGACACGAGCCCGGCGACCCGGATCTCCACCGAGCGCGACATCGGCCGCCGGGCCGTCGCCGTGATCGCCACCTGCTCCGACGAGGTGCGGGAACTGGTCGTGCTGGGCGTGCCGCGCGACCGGATCGCGGTTGTGCCGTGCGGCGTCGACCTCGGCCTGTTCCGTCCCGGCGGCCCCGCCGCCCCGCGCGGCGACCGGCCCCGGGTGCTGAGCATCGGGCGCATGGTGCCGCGCAAGGGGGTGGACACCGTCGTCCGCGCCCTGCGGCAGGTGCCCGGCGCCGAACTCGTCATCGCGGGCGGTGAACCGGGCGACGAGGAGGGCACGCGGCTGCGCACGCTGGCCGACGGACTCGGCCTCGGTGACCGGGTCCGGCTGATCGGCAGCGTGGGCCGGGCCGAGGTGCCCGCCCTGATGCGCTCCGCCGACGTGCTGGTGACCGTCCCGTGGTACGAGCCGTTCGGCATGGTGCCCCTGGAGGCCCTGGCCTGCGGGGTGCCGGTGATCGCCTCGGCGGTCGGCGGCCACCTCGACACCCTCGCGGGATGCGGTGTGCTCGTGCCGCCCCGGCGGCCCCGCGCGCTGTCCCGCGCGCTCGGCGACCTGCTCGCCCGGCCCGGCCTGCGGTCGGCGCTGTCGGCCGCGGGGGCCAGGCGGGCCCGCGCCTGCTACGGCTGGTCCAGGATCGCCGAGCAGACCGAGTCCGTGTACCGAAACCTGGCCGGCGGGCGTCTCGGCGTCCTCGCCGCCGCGGGAGGCTGA
- a CDS encoding glycosyltransferase family 9 protein — protein MIGTALVVRPDNAGDVLLAGPAVRAVAAGAREVVMLAGPNGRAAAELLPGVGRVLEWRAPWIDPGRMPVTSEHAARLVEQVRAVGPDLAVIFTSFHQSALPTALLLRFAGVPRIAAISEDYPGSLLDVRHVVDETVDVPEPERMLGLARAAGFVLPPGDDGRLAVRGPLPDVAHLTGPPGYVVVHPGTTAQARAWPAERWAEAVGALLAAGERVVVTGGPGERALTAIVSGPAADLGGATTFAELAAVLAGASAVVAANTGPAHLAAAVGTPVVSLFAPVVPAARWAPYGVPSVLLGDQDAPCRGSRARICPVPGHPCLSAVSGAQVVAAVHGLTAAKEPLGEAVMEAAVMEAAVMEAAVMEEAVEEEAVKEGVP, from the coding sequence GTGATCGGGACCGCACTGGTGGTGCGGCCCGACAACGCGGGTGACGTGCTGCTCGCGGGGCCCGCCGTGCGCGCCGTCGCCGCGGGCGCGCGGGAGGTCGTCATGCTCGCCGGCCCGAACGGCAGGGCGGCGGCCGAGCTGCTGCCCGGCGTCGGCCGCGTGCTGGAGTGGCGCGCCCCCTGGATCGACCCCGGCCGGATGCCGGTGACCTCCGAGCACGCGGCCCGCCTGGTCGAGCAGGTCCGCGCCGTCGGGCCCGACCTGGCCGTGATCTTCACGTCCTTCCACCAGTCGGCGCTGCCGACGGCCCTGCTGCTGCGGTTCGCCGGGGTGCCGCGCATCGCCGCGATCAGCGAGGACTATCCCGGCTCCCTGCTCGACGTGCGTCACGTCGTGGACGAGACCGTGGACGTCCCCGAGCCGGAGCGGATGCTCGGCCTCGCTCGCGCGGCCGGTTTCGTCCTGCCGCCGGGCGACGACGGGCGGCTCGCCGTACGCGGGCCCTTGCCGGACGTGGCGCACCTCACCGGCCCGCCGGGCTACGTGGTGGTGCATCCCGGCACGACCGCGCAGGCCAGGGCGTGGCCCGCCGAGCGCTGGGCGGAGGCGGTCGGGGCGCTGCTGGCCGCGGGCGAGCGGGTCGTCGTCACCGGCGGCCCGGGGGAGCGGGCCCTCACCGCGATCGTCTCCGGTCCCGCGGCGGACCTCGGCGGGGCGACCACGTTCGCCGAGCTGGCCGCCGTGCTGGCCGGGGCGTCGGCGGTCGTGGCGGCCAACACCGGCCCCGCCCATCTCGCGGCGGCGGTCGGCACGCCGGTGGTCAGCCTGTTCGCGCCGGTCGTGCCCGCCGCCCGCTGGGCGCCGTACGGCGTGCCCTCGGTGCTCCTCGGCGACCAGGACGCCCCCTGCCGTGGGAGCAGGGCGAGGATCTGTCCCGTCCCCGGCCATCCGTGCCTGTCCGCCGTCAGCGGCGCCCAGGTCGTGGCCGCCGTCCACGGCCTGACCGCGGCGAAGGAGCCGCTCGGCGAGGCGGTCATGGAGGCGGCGGTCATGGAGGCGGCGGTCATGGAGGCGGCGGTCATGGAGGAGGCGGTCGAGGAGGAGGCGGTCAAGGAGGGGGTGCCATGA
- a CDS encoding DUF7224 domain-containing protein — MPWLGRLRSSAAVYVLPVVIILAALQARRELGSMDLYWPAVSAMAGSAVGVIAPVYSAVAAWEGGRLKRGGVEQQTYVRPWWTIVLDAVALPLLGAACALLAALPAQLPEIISVPGAPDWRFLGVSALVCAGFTLVGFGVGRLLKPVYAVPICLVGTYLWLAYPISMQPLWLRHLTGNYDTACCRFDEIPDGRALAAGTLVGLAIAATGVGLSVVRRQVAVKRSALGLASLSLVVCAVILVRDMSWAAALPRSAQDLVCERSTARDALTVCLWPEHAHDAERVMTASSHVVNRLAAAGLRRPTTVTEGPADANAWTFSYRADLALLPWGIASGLVPQNVPRCQDEGGQWLTGDMVLPLMSWVAHRAGATLESVETRAGAETAAVIREVTRRPANSQLSWFRENLRLLGKCDVDPVKIS; from the coding sequence ATGCCCTGGCTCGGTCGGCTGCGCTCATCCGCAGCGGTTTACGTTCTTCCCGTCGTCATCATCCTGGCGGCCCTACAGGCGCGTCGTGAACTCGGGTCGATGGACCTGTACTGGCCGGCTGTCTCCGCGATGGCCGGTTCCGCCGTAGGCGTCATCGCGCCTGTCTACTCGGCGGTGGCCGCGTGGGAGGGAGGGCGTCTGAAGCGGGGTGGGGTCGAACAGCAGACCTACGTCCGCCCCTGGTGGACGATCGTGCTCGACGCGGTCGCCCTCCCCCTGCTGGGCGCCGCCTGTGCGCTCCTCGCCGCTTTGCCGGCTCAGCTTCCCGAGATCATTTCGGTTCCAGGAGCACCTGACTGGAGATTCTTGGGGGTATCGGCCCTCGTCTGCGCCGGTTTCACCCTTGTGGGATTCGGAGTCGGACGCCTACTGAAACCCGTGTATGCCGTACCCATCTGCCTGGTCGGGACCTATCTCTGGCTGGCTTACCCGATCTCCATGCAACCTCTGTGGCTACGCCATCTGACCGGAAACTACGATACGGCCTGCTGTCGTTTCGATGAGATTCCGGATGGGCGTGCTCTTGCGGCCGGAACACTGGTGGGACTGGCCATCGCGGCAACCGGAGTCGGACTCTCGGTGGTCCGGCGTCAGGTCGCGGTGAAGCGGTCAGCACTCGGACTCGCCTCCTTGAGCCTCGTCGTCTGTGCGGTGATTCTCGTGCGCGATATGAGCTGGGCCGCCGCCCTACCACGGTCGGCTCAGGATCTGGTTTGCGAGCGGAGCACCGCAAGGGACGCGCTCACGGTGTGCCTGTGGCCAGAACATGCGCATGATGCCGAAAGAGTCATGACCGCGTCCTCCCATGTGGTGAATCGGCTGGCCGCAGCGGGGTTGCGGCGCCCCACAACCGTGACCGAAGGCCCGGCGGACGCCAATGCCTGGACGTTCTCCTATCGTGCGGATCTCGCTCTGCTGCCCTGGGGAATCGCGTCCGGTCTCGTCCCTCAGAATGTGCCACGGTGTCAGGACGAAGGCGGCCAGTGGTTGACCGGGGACATGGTCCTCCCTCTCATGTCCTGGGTCGCGCACAGAGCCGGAGCAACCCTCGAATCAGTCGAGACGCGGGCGGGAGCCGAGACCGCGGCCGTCATCCGAGAGGTCACGCGAAGGCCGGCGAACTCTCAACTCAGCTGGTTCCGTGAGAATTTGCGGCTTCTCGGCAAGTGCGACGTCGATCCGGTGAAGATCTCATGA
- a CDS encoding ATP-binding cassette domain-containing protein gives MPITLSECSYGYRRGHLVLDRLTLVFPEGVTLLLGPNGAGKSTLLAISASAFAPRTGSVSYRGLDPAKGQDRKSFRRAVAWMPQHISPIPGLTVRDQVAYMGWLKGLTRKDSWSRAAETLEAVELADLMERRSHELSGGQLRRVGLAQALVHEAEVILMDEPTAGLDPAQRETFRRLVKQVSAHAHVVISTHQIEDISQLYESVIVLDRGRVRFQGGTSDFLRNGDAVTAYRRLVSGEV, from the coding sequence TTGCCAATCACCCTGAGTGAATGTTCGTACGGTTACCGGCGCGGCCACCTGGTCCTCGATCGGCTGACTTTGGTGTTTCCAGAGGGAGTAACACTGCTTCTCGGCCCGAACGGCGCGGGTAAGTCAACGCTGCTGGCGATATCTGCCTCTGCCTTCGCGCCACGCACCGGATCCGTGAGCTATCGAGGACTTGATCCGGCCAAGGGCCAGGACCGCAAATCTTTCAGGAGGGCCGTCGCATGGATGCCTCAGCACATCAGTCCCATACCCGGGCTGACGGTGCGGGACCAGGTCGCCTACATGGGATGGTTGAAGGGACTGACGCGTAAGGACTCCTGGAGCCGAGCGGCGGAGACCCTGGAAGCGGTGGAGCTCGCAGACCTCATGGAGCGCAGATCTCATGAGCTCTCGGGAGGGCAACTGCGCCGCGTGGGGCTTGCCCAGGCTCTCGTACACGAGGCCGAGGTCATCTTGATGGACGAGCCCACGGCAGGGCTCGACCCAGCCCAGCGCGAGACTTTCCGGCGTCTGGTGAAGCAGGTGTCCGCACACGCCCACGTAGTCATCTCGACCCACCAGATCGAAGACATCAGCCAACTGTACGAGTCGGTGATCGTCCTCGACCGTGGTCGGGTCAGGTTCCAGGGGGGAACAAGCGATTTTCTCCGAAACGGTGACGCGGTGACCGCTTACCGGCGACTTGTCAGCGGAGAGGTGTAA
- a CDS encoding carbamoyltransferase yields MRFLGINAIFHDPAAALVVDGEVVAAAEEERFSRRKHGKRPVPFSAWELPEQAAAWCLEQAGLRPEDLDGVAYSYDPELVLPGGEGQDARWEDLRTTYARRAPGFLATALPGLDSAQVRFVPHHIAHAASAGLAAPYGESAVLVCDGRGEAVSHLAGHYRDGELTVLASQALPHSLGLMYEDLTAHLGFLRSSDEYKVMALAAYGEPRFLREMRELIYPTGDGGFRVEPIDWSVYAKALGKGEKWTSDHADLAASVQTRLEEVLLDLATWLHERTGARFLTMAGGVALNCVASTRLFAEGPFEDVWVQPAAGDSGTALGGALHLAQAGGDRVAPMPGADLGRGWTDEELGAWLDVAKVPYERPADLAAAVAADLAADRVVAWFQGRAEYGPRALGRRSLLANPGNPRNTERLNDVKGREQFRPIAPMVLAERASTIFGRGPMPSPYMLFVHDVKPEWRDRIPAVVHVDGTARIQTIERGRDPLLARLLEEFEARTGVPVVVNTSLNTAGRPMVDDPRDALECFGSAPVDVLVLGPYVVRRGAVFAG; encoded by the coding sequence ATGCGGTTCTTGGGCATAAACGCGATATTTCATGATCCAGCCGCTGCGCTGGTCGTGGATGGCGAGGTCGTGGCCGCGGCGGAGGAGGAGCGCTTCAGCCGGCGCAAGCACGGCAAGCGGCCGGTGCCCTTCTCCGCCTGGGAGCTTCCCGAGCAGGCCGCGGCGTGGTGCCTGGAACAGGCCGGCCTGCGCCCCGAGGACCTCGACGGAGTCGCCTACTCCTACGATCCGGAGCTGGTGCTGCCCGGAGGGGAGGGGCAGGACGCGCGCTGGGAGGATCTGCGCACCACCTACGCGCGCCGGGCCCCCGGCTTCCTGGCGACCGCGCTGCCCGGGCTGGACTCGGCCCAGGTGCGGTTCGTCCCCCACCACATCGCGCACGCCGCGTCGGCCGGGCTGGCCGCGCCGTACGGCGAGTCGGCGGTGCTGGTCTGCGACGGCCGGGGCGAGGCGGTGTCGCACCTCGCCGGGCACTACCGGGACGGCGAGCTCACCGTCCTGGCGAGCCAGGCCCTGCCGCACTCCCTCGGGCTGATGTACGAGGACCTCACCGCGCACCTCGGCTTCCTGCGGTCGAGCGACGAGTACAAGGTGATGGCCCTCGCCGCCTACGGCGAGCCGCGGTTCCTGCGGGAGATGCGCGAGCTGATCTACCCGACGGGCGACGGCGGTTTCCGGGTCGAGCCGATCGACTGGAGCGTCTACGCCAAGGCCCTCGGCAAGGGCGAGAAGTGGACCTCCGACCACGCCGACCTCGCGGCGAGCGTGCAGACGCGGCTGGAGGAGGTGCTGCTCGACCTCGCCACGTGGCTGCACGAGCGGACCGGCGCCCGTTTTCTCACGATGGCCGGGGGAGTGGCGCTGAACTGCGTGGCCAGCACCCGGCTGTTCGCCGAGGGCCCGTTCGAGGACGTCTGGGTGCAGCCCGCGGCGGGCGACTCCGGCACCGCGCTCGGCGGGGCGCTGCACCTCGCGCAGGCCGGTGGCGACCGGGTCGCCCCGATGCCCGGCGCCGACCTCGGCCGCGGCTGGACCGACGAGGAGCTCGGCGCCTGGCTCGACGTGGCGAAGGTGCCGTACGAGCGGCCCGCCGACCTCGCCGCGGCCGTCGCCGCCGACCTCGCCGCCGACCGCGTGGTGGCCTGGTTCCAGGGCCGGGCCGAGTACGGCCCCCGCGCCCTCGGCCGCCGTTCCCTGCTCGCCAACCCCGGAAATCCCCGCAACACCGAGCGGCTCAACGACGTGAAGGGCCGCGAGCAGTTCCGCCCCATCGCCCCGATGGTCCTCGCGGAACGCGCCTCCACGATCTTCGGCAGGGGCCCGATGCCGAGCCCGTACATGCTGTTCGTCCACGATGTGAAGCCCGAGTGGCGCGATCGCATCCCCGCCGTCGTCCACGTCGACGGCACGGCCCGCATCCAGACGATCGAGCGCGGGCGCGATCCGCTGCTCGCCCGGTTACTCGAGGAGTTCGAGGCCCGCACCGGGGTTCCCGTGGTGGTCAACACGAGCCTCAACACGGCGGGCCGTCCGATGGTGGACGACCCGCGCGACGCGCTGGAGTGCTTCGGCTCGGCGCCCGTGGACGTGCTCGTTCTCGGCCCGTACGTCGTGCGCAGGGGGGCGGTGTTCGCGGGATGA
- a CDS encoding HAD family hydrolase, with amino-acid sequence MSLPARPPARPPAAVLFDRDGTLVHDVPYNGDPDRVAPVDGAREALDRLRAAGVPIGVVTNQSGVAMGLIAPEALRAVNDRVEALLGPFDVWEICPHDDGDHCACRKPAPGLVLSAARRLGVSPVDCVVIGDIGRDVEAARAAGARGVLVPTPVTLPEEVAAALEVAPDLAAAVDLVLPGIPLTAEP; translated from the coding sequence GTGTCCCTGCCAGCCCGCCCGCCCGCTCGCCCGCCCGCCGCGGTGCTCTTCGACCGCGACGGAACGCTCGTCCACGACGTTCCCTACAACGGCGATCCCGACCGCGTGGCACCGGTCGACGGGGCGCGGGAGGCACTGGACCGGCTCCGCGCGGCCGGCGTCCCGATCGGGGTGGTCACCAACCAGTCGGGGGTGGCCATGGGGCTGATCGCGCCGGAGGCCCTGCGGGCCGTGAACGACCGGGTGGAGGCCCTGCTGGGCCCGTTCGACGTCTGGGAGATCTGCCCGCACGACGACGGCGACCACTGCGCCTGCCGCAAGCCCGCGCCGGGCCTGGTGCTGAGCGCCGCCCGCCGGCTCGGCGTCTCACCCGTCGACTGCGTGGTGATCGGCGACATCGGCCGGGACGTGGAGGCCGCCCGCGCGGCGGGCGCGCGGGGCGTGCTCGTGCCGACCCCGGTGACGTTGCCGGAGGAGGTTGCCGCGGCGCTCGAGGTGGCGCCCGACCTCGCCGCGGCGGTCGATCTGGTGCTGCCGGGGATTCCGCTGACAGCGGAGCCTTAA
- a CDS encoding D-sedoheptulose-7-phosphate isomerase, whose amino-acid sequence MHPHLARLSTALTAVDPETSKIHAWGYKLAAVLSGGGRLLACGNGGSAAEAQHLTAELVGRYRADRRPYAAIPLHGDTSALTAIGNDFGLTELYARQVRAHGRPGDVLICLSTSGTSANVTEAAEAGRECGLTTWALTGPGPNPLADLCDEALTVPADDTATVQEVHLTVIHMLCDVIEKAVA is encoded by the coding sequence ATGCATCCTCACCTGGCCCGGTTGAGCACCGCACTGACGGCGGTCGACCCGGAGACATCCAAGATCCACGCCTGGGGTTACAAGCTCGCCGCCGTGCTGAGCGGCGGCGGACGACTGCTCGCCTGCGGCAACGGCGGTTCGGCCGCCGAGGCGCAGCACCTGACCGCCGAGTTGGTCGGGCGCTACCGCGCCGACCGGCGGCCGTACGCCGCGATCCCGCTGCACGGCGACACCTCGGCGCTGACCGCCATCGGCAACGACTTCGGCCTGACCGAGCTCTACGCGCGGCAGGTGCGGGCGCACGGCCGCCCCGGCGACGTGCTGATCTGCCTGTCCACCAGCGGGACGAGCGCCAACGTGACCGAGGCGGCCGAGGCCGGCCGCGAGTGCGGCCTGACCACCTGGGCGCTGACCGGCCCCGGGCCGAACCCGCTCGCCGATCTGTGCGACGAGGCCCTGACCGTGCCCGCCGACGACACCGCGACCGTCCAGGAGGTGCACCTCACGGTGATCCACATGCTGTGTGACGTGATCGAGAAGGCCGTGGCGTGA
- a CDS encoding glycosyltransferase family 2 protein, whose translation MTSETTRQTTEQATQQTNQQATEQTGRRTGRKRGNAPSDATAQGPAVTVVIPTIGRPSLAATLAAIGPQDGSEVVVVDDRPGDGAEALPVPARVRVLRSGGRGPAAARNVGWRAATTPWVVFLDDDVVPGPGWARALAADLARLPAHVGGSQGRLEVPLPGSAEGRRPTDAERNTAGLAGADWITADMAYRRAALEATGGFDERFPGAYREDADLAIRVERAGFCLVKGERLTRHPVRADGFWSSVRFQRGNASDALMRQAYGRDWRLFVGRHRGRLRRHALTTGAGLLALTLAAAGARTGPRTRLAAGAAGLAWLGLTAEFAWARIAPGPRTPGEIWRMAVTSVVIPPVACAHRLKGELAVRTHSDKRTGRRP comes from the coding sequence ATGACATCGGAGACGACCCGGCAGACGACCGAGCAGGCGACACAGCAGACGAACCAGCAGGCGACCGAACAGACCGGACGGCGGACCGGCCGGAAGCGCGGGAACGCCCCCTCGGACGCCACCGCGCAGGGGCCGGCGGTGACTGTCGTCATCCCGACGATCGGGCGGCCGAGCCTGGCCGCCACGCTCGCCGCCATCGGTCCCCAGGACGGTTCCGAGGTCGTCGTGGTGGACGACCGGCCGGGGGACGGCGCGGAGGCCCTGCCGGTCCCCGCCCGCGTACGGGTGCTGAGGTCGGGCGGGCGCGGCCCGGCCGCCGCGCGCAACGTGGGCTGGCGGGCGGCGACGACCCCGTGGGTGGTCTTCCTGGACGACGATGTGGTGCCGGGGCCCGGCTGGGCGCGGGCGCTGGCGGCCGACCTCGCCCGCCTGCCCGCGCACGTGGGCGGCAGTCAGGGACGGCTGGAGGTGCCGCTGCCCGGTTCCGCCGAGGGCCGCCGCCCGACCGACGCCGAGCGCAACACGGCCGGCCTGGCCGGCGCCGACTGGATCACCGCCGACATGGCCTACCGCAGGGCGGCCCTGGAGGCGACCGGCGGGTTCGACGAGCGCTTCCCCGGCGCCTACCGGGAGGACGCCGACCTCGCGATCCGCGTGGAGCGGGCCGGGTTCTGCCTGGTCAAGGGGGAGCGCCTGACCCGCCACCCGGTGCGCGCCGACGGCTTCTGGTCCAGCGTGCGCTTCCAGCGCGGCAACGCCTCCGACGCGCTCATGCGCCAGGCGTACGGCCGCGACTGGCGTCTGTTCGTCGGCCGCCATCGGGGCAGGCTCAGGCGGCACGCCCTCACCACCGGCGCGGGCCTGCTGGCGCTCACGCTGGCCGCCGCCGGCGCGCGGACCGGCCCGAGGACGAGGCTGGCGGCGGGCGCCGCCGGGCTCGCCTGGCTCGGCCTCACCGCCGAGTTCGCCTGGGCGCGGATCGCCCCCGGGCCGCGTACGCCCGGGGAGATCTGGCGCATGGCCGTGACCAGCGTGGTGATCCCGCCGGTCGCGTGCGCCCACCGGCTCAAAGGCGAGCTCGCGGTGCGGACACATTCAGACAAGCGGACGGGGAGGCGTCCGTGA